A section of the Pimelobacter simplex genome encodes:
- a CDS encoding ABC transporter substrate-binding protein, with translation MANTRKRLLAASAATALVVTLAACGSGNDDNGDGPSGDGASAKKGGTLTYLLASPLGHTDPQRVYVGRDISNLSRTVYRQLVTFGTSSDLETANTPVADLATDTGTSTEGGKVWEFTVRDDVKWQDGKPITCEDFKYGASRAFANDVITGGPNYILSYLDVPSDPDGSPTYKGPYTGKGQADFDKAITCDGQKITYRFKKAWPDFPLAVAALHMMDPYRKDMDKGDGSNFQIFSNGPYMLKGTWEENTGGTFVRNPEYDPASDETKSRGAYPEEIVFKIGSTPETINDLLIQDSPEAQTAVSGNRILPQYIAQAAGLGDRYDNVESPYVDYLVPNTKRLSLEVRNALAVSTNVDGWITAGGGDKFYKPASSIVNPSVPGYKSLPQFENVGGGDPDAAKKILTDAGVAMPYKIKFTFDGATETAKKQAAALKDTWDKSGFDVTLNPLTDAYYPTIQDPNSDSDLTWAGWGADWPSALTVTAPLFDSRINLTPSSNNQDYGNYKSDEFNKLVDEAQAAGTVEEQTAALQKADEVLGKDYAYIPLEQALFNWVHGSKIGTFATTPASNGFPDLGLISLK, from the coding sequence ATGGCCAACACTCGAAAGCGGCTGCTCGCGGCGTCCGCTGCGACTGCCTTGGTGGTCACGCTCGCCGCCTGCGGTAGCGGTAACGACGACAACGGCGACGGCCCGTCCGGCGACGGCGCCAGCGCCAAGAAGGGCGGTACGCTCACGTACCTGCTCGCCAGCCCGCTCGGTCACACCGACCCGCAGCGCGTCTACGTCGGTCGCGACATCAGCAACCTCTCCCGCACGGTCTACCGCCAGCTGGTGACGTTCGGCACCTCCTCGGACCTCGAGACCGCCAACACCCCGGTCGCCGACCTGGCCACCGACACGGGTACCTCCACCGAGGGCGGCAAGGTCTGGGAGTTCACCGTCCGCGACGACGTGAAGTGGCAGGACGGCAAGCCGATCACGTGCGAGGACTTCAAGTACGGCGCCTCGCGTGCGTTCGCCAACGACGTCATCACCGGCGGCCCGAACTACATCCTGAGCTACCTCGACGTCCCCAGCGACCCCGACGGCTCGCCGACGTACAAGGGCCCCTACACGGGCAAGGGCCAGGCGGACTTCGACAAGGCCATCACCTGCGACGGCCAGAAGATCACCTACCGCTTCAAGAAGGCGTGGCCGGACTTCCCGCTCGCCGTGGCGGCGCTCCACATGATGGACCCGTACCGCAAGGACATGGACAAGGGCGACGGCTCCAACTTCCAGATCTTCTCCAACGGCCCCTACATGCTCAAGGGCACCTGGGAGGAGAACACGGGTGGCACGTTCGTGCGCAACCCGGAGTACGACCCCGCTTCGGACGAGACCAAGAGCCGGGGCGCGTACCCCGAGGAGATCGTCTTCAAGATCGGCAGCACGCCCGAGACGATCAACGACCTGCTGATCCAGGACAGCCCCGAGGCGCAGACCGCCGTCTCCGGCAACCGGATCCTGCCGCAGTACATCGCCCAGGCCGCGGGCCTCGGTGACCGCTACGACAACGTCGAGTCGCCCTACGTCGACTACCTCGTCCCGAACACCAAGCGCCTCTCGCTCGAGGTCCGCAACGCGCTGGCCGTGTCGACCAACGTCGACGGCTGGATCACCGCGGGTGGTGGCGACAAGTTCTACAAGCCGGCCTCGTCGATCGTGAACCCGTCGGTTCCCGGCTACAAGTCGCTCCCGCAGTTCGAGAACGTGGGCGGCGGTGACCCCGACGCCGCGAAGAAGATCCTCACGGACGCCGGCGTCGCGATGCCCTACAAGATCAAGTTCACGTTCGACGGTGCCACCGAGACCGCGAAGAAGCAGGCCGCGGCGCTCAAGGACACCTGGGACAAGTCGGGCTTCGACGTCACGCTCAACCCGCTGACCGACGCCTACTACCCGACCATCCAGGACCCCAACTCCGACTCCGACCTGACCTGGGCCGGCTGGGGTGCTGACTGGCCGTCGGCGCTGACCGTCACCGCTCCGCTGTTCGACAGCCGGATCAACCTGACCCCGTCGTCGAACAACCAGGACTACGGCAACTACAAGAGCGACGAGTTCAACAAGCTCGTCGACGAGGCGCAGGCTGCCGGCACCGTCGAGGAGCAGACCGCTGCTCTGCAGAAGGCCGACGAGGTCCTCGGCAAGGACTACGCCTACATCCCGCTGGAGCAGGCGCTGTTCAACTGGGTGCACGGCTCGAAGATCGGCACGTTCGCGACCACGCCGGCCTCGAACGGGTTCCCCGACCTGGGCCTGATCAGCCTCAAGTGA
- a CDS encoding ABC transporter permease, translated as MTTTVSNLEGEHLPDPTGHPDEEALSKVAGKTPTKLALERFRKDKLSMVSFVVVALYIVAGIAAPFLVKFGVLNPGAFHQDLLNEFTLPKGSWGGISWDHPLGVEPGTGRDVLSRVWLGTTLSLVIALTASLLAMIVGTILGIIAGFSGGFTDGVIGRLIDLTLSFPSTLMLLALSAPMYILITKYGHVPEGDLGWATYVVVFLALFGWPPVARLIRGQVLSIREREFVHAATLLGASRRRIYFKEILPNLWAPLLVSFTLLLPAYISAEAALSYLGVSIKPPTPTLGNVLRDSLNYAQFDFVYFFSPAFAIAVIVVCFNLLGDGLRDALDPKSNR; from the coding sequence ATGACCACCACGGTGAGCAACCTCGAGGGTGAGCACCTGCCGGATCCCACCGGCCACCCCGACGAGGAGGCGCTTTCCAAGGTCGCCGGCAAGACGCCGACCAAGCTCGCGCTGGAGCGGTTCCGCAAGGACAAGCTGTCGATGGTGTCCTTCGTCGTCGTGGCGCTCTACATCGTGGCGGGCATCGCGGCGCCGTTCCTGGTGAAGTTCGGGGTGCTGAACCCGGGCGCGTTCCACCAGGACCTGCTCAACGAGTTCACGCTGCCCAAGGGCAGCTGGGGCGGCATCAGCTGGGACCACCCGCTGGGTGTCGAGCCCGGCACCGGCCGCGACGTGCTCTCCCGGGTCTGGCTGGGCACCACGCTCTCGCTGGTGATCGCGCTGACCGCGAGCCTGCTGGCGATGATCGTCGGCACGATCCTCGGCATCATCGCCGGCTTCTCCGGCGGCTTCACCGACGGCGTCATCGGCCGGCTGATCGACCTCACGCTGTCGTTCCCCTCGACGCTGATGCTGCTGGCGCTCTCCGCGCCGATGTACATCCTGATCACCAAGTACGGGCACGTCCCCGAGGGCGACCTCGGCTGGGCGACCTACGTGGTGGTCTTCCTGGCGCTCTTCGGCTGGCCGCCGGTGGCGCGACTGATCCGCGGCCAGGTGCTGTCGATCCGGGAGCGGGAGTTCGTGCACGCCGCGACCCTGCTCGGCGCCTCGCGCCGCCGGATCTACTTCAAGGAGATCCTGCCGAACCTGTGGGCGCCGCTGCTGGTCTCGTTCACCCTGCTGCTGCCGGCCTACATCTCGGCCGAGGCCGCGCTGAGCTACCTCGGCGTGAGCATCAAGCCGCCGACGCCGACCCTGGGCAACGTGCTGCGGGACTCGCTGAACTACGCGCAGTTCGACTTCGTGTACTTCTTCTCCCCGGCCTTCGCCATCGCCGTCATCGTCGTCTGCTTCAACCTGCTCGGCGACGGGCTCCGGGACGCCCTGGACCCCAAGTCGAACCGCTGA
- the aspS gene encoding aspartate--tRNA ligase has protein sequence MIRTHDAGALRAENVGQTVTLTGWVANRRDHGGVAFIDLREASGVVQVVIRDEAVAHSLRSEYCLKVTGEVIARGEGRENPNLPTGAIEVVASEVEVLSAAAPLPFPISDHVDVGEEVRLKHRYLDLRRSGPAQAIRLRSRVNKAARDVLAGHDFVEVETPTLTRSTPEGARDFLVPARLAPGSWYALPQSPQLFKQLLMVGGLERYYQIARCYRDEDFRSDRQPEFTQLDIEMSFVTQDDVIALGEEIVVALWKLIGVDIPLPLPRMTYAEAMARYGSDKPDLRMGLELVECTDYFKDTPFRVFQAPYVGAVVMPGGAGQPRKQLDAWQDWAKQRGARGLAYVLVQEDGELGGPVAKNLSDEEKAGLAAHVGAKPGDCVFFAAGAVKSSRALLGAARLEIGRRTGLLDEDAWSFLWVVDAPLFEPADEATAAGDVAVGGGAWTAVHHAFTSPQDLDTFDTDPGNALAWAYDIVCNGNEIGGGSVRIHREDIQKRVFEVMGIGQDEAEEKFGFLLEAFKYGAPPHGGIAFGWDRVTALLAGTDSIRDVIAFPKTGGGYDPLTAAPAPISAEQRKEAGVDARPEDETKS, from the coding sequence GTGATCCGCACCCATGACGCCGGCGCCCTCCGCGCCGAGAACGTCGGCCAGACCGTCACCCTCACCGGGTGGGTGGCCAATCGGCGCGATCACGGCGGTGTGGCCTTCATCGACCTGCGCGAGGCCAGCGGCGTGGTCCAGGTCGTCATCCGCGACGAGGCCGTCGCCCACAGCCTGCGCTCGGAGTACTGCCTCAAGGTGACCGGCGAGGTCATCGCGCGCGGTGAGGGCCGGGAGAACCCCAACCTGCCCACCGGCGCGATCGAGGTCGTCGCCAGCGAGGTCGAGGTGCTCAGCGCCGCCGCGCCGCTGCCCTTCCCGATCAGCGACCACGTCGACGTCGGCGAGGAGGTGCGCCTCAAGCACCGCTACCTCGACCTGCGCCGCAGCGGCCCGGCCCAGGCCATCCGGCTGCGCAGCCGGGTCAACAAGGCCGCGCGCGACGTGCTGGCCGGCCACGACTTCGTCGAGGTCGAGACGCCCACGCTGACCCGCAGCACGCCCGAGGGCGCGCGCGACTTCCTGGTGCCCGCGCGCCTGGCGCCCGGGAGCTGGTACGCCCTGCCCCAGAGCCCCCAGCTGTTCAAGCAGCTGCTCATGGTCGGTGGTCTGGAGCGCTACTACCAGATCGCGCGCTGCTACCGCGACGAGGACTTCCGCTCCGACCGGCAGCCCGAGTTCACCCAGCTCGACATCGAGATGAGCTTCGTGACCCAGGACGACGTGATCGCCCTGGGCGAGGAGATCGTCGTCGCGCTCTGGAAGCTCATCGGCGTCGACATCCCGCTGCCGCTGCCGCGGATGACCTACGCCGAGGCGATGGCCCGCTACGGCTCGGACAAGCCCGACCTGCGCATGGGCCTCGAGCTCGTCGAGTGCACCGACTACTTCAAGGACACGCCCTTCCGCGTCTTCCAGGCGCCGTACGTCGGCGCGGTGGTCATGCCCGGCGGCGCCGGCCAGCCCCGCAAGCAGCTCGACGCCTGGCAGGACTGGGCCAAGCAGCGCGGCGCGCGCGGCCTGGCCTACGTGCTGGTCCAGGAGGACGGCGAGCTCGGCGGGCCGGTCGCCAAGAACCTCTCCGACGAGGAGAAGGCCGGTCTGGCCGCCCACGTCGGCGCGAAGCCGGGGGACTGCGTGTTCTTCGCGGCTGGCGCGGTCAAGAGCAGCCGGGCCCTGCTGGGCGCGGCCCGCCTCGAGATCGGCCGTCGTACCGGACTGCTGGACGAGGACGCCTGGAGCTTCCTCTGGGTCGTCGACGCCCCGCTCTTCGAGCCGGCCGACGAGGCCACCGCTGCCGGCGACGTCGCCGTCGGCGGGGGAGCGTGGACCGCGGTCCACCACGCCTTCACCAGCCCCCAGGACCTCGACACGTTCGACACCGACCCCGGCAACGCCCTGGCCTGGGCCTACGACATCGTCTGCAACGGCAACGAGATCGGCGGCGGCTCGGTCCGTATCCACCGAGAGGACATCCAGAAGCGCGTCTTCGAGGTGATGGGCATCGGCCAGGACGAGGCCGAGGAGAAGTTCGGCTTCCTGCTCGAGGCGTTCAAGTACGGCGCGCCCCCGCACGGCGGCATCGCCTTCGGCTGGGACCGGGTCACCGCGCTGCTCGCCGGCACGGACTCGATCCGCGACGTCATCGCCTTCCCCAAGACCGGCGGCGGCTACGACCCGCTGACCGCCGCTCCGGCGCCGATCAGCGCCGAGCAGCGGAAGGAAGCCGGTGTGGACGCCCGTCCGGAGGACGAAACCAAGTCCTGA
- the hisS gene encoding histidine--tRNA ligase, whose product MAKPTPLSGFPEFLPAQRFVEQEVVATLARTFELHGFGNVETRAVEPLDQLLRKGDTSKEVYVLRRLQAADDGSASDRDKGIGLHFDLTVPFARYVLENAGKLEFPFRRYQIQKVWRGERPQEGRFREFTQADIDIVGRDTLAFHHDVEVARVMLEALSRLAFLPGFRLQVNNRKLIQGFYAGLGLDEHGIDEVMRLVDKLDKLDPAKVRELLLTEAGVTEDQADKALALATIRASDDSFVGQVRALGVTSELLDEGLDELATLVRACAPLVTEGTRIEADLSIARGLDYYTGTVFETRLDGFESLGSICSGGRYDALASDGRTTYPGVGISLGLSRLLVPLVQRGVLTADRSVPSVVVVAVTAEETRAEADAVATALRARGIPCEVAPSAAKFGKQIRHAERRGIPYVWFPDQGEVKDIRTGNQVAADPATWQPPTQDLRPQVVTTTTCEGESS is encoded by the coding sequence ATGGCCAAGCCCACTCCGCTCAGCGGATTCCCCGAGTTCCTGCCTGCCCAGCGCTTCGTGGAGCAGGAGGTCGTCGCGACGCTCGCGCGTACCTTCGAGCTGCACGGCTTCGGCAACGTCGAGACCCGCGCCGTGGAGCCGCTCGACCAGCTCCTGCGCAAGGGCGACACCTCCAAGGAGGTCTACGTCCTGCGCCGGCTGCAGGCGGCCGACGACGGCAGCGCGAGTGATCGCGACAAGGGGATCGGTCTCCACTTCGACCTGACCGTCCCGTTCGCGCGCTACGTGCTCGAGAACGCCGGCAAGCTGGAGTTCCCCTTCCGCCGCTACCAGATCCAGAAGGTCTGGCGCGGCGAGCGGCCCCAGGAGGGCCGGTTCCGCGAGTTCACCCAGGCCGACATCGACATCGTCGGGCGCGACACGCTGGCCTTCCACCACGACGTCGAGGTCGCCCGGGTGATGCTCGAGGCGCTGAGCCGCCTCGCGTTCCTGCCCGGCTTCCGGCTCCAGGTCAACAACCGCAAGCTGATCCAGGGCTTCTACGCCGGCCTGGGGCTCGACGAGCACGGCATCGACGAGGTCATGCGCCTGGTCGACAAGCTCGACAAGCTCGACCCGGCCAAGGTGCGCGAGCTGCTGCTCACCGAGGCCGGCGTCACCGAGGACCAGGCCGACAAGGCGCTCGCCCTCGCGACCATCCGGGCGAGCGACGACTCCTTCGTCGGCCAGGTGCGCGCGCTGGGCGTCACCAGCGAGCTGCTCGACGAGGGCCTCGACGAGCTCGCCACGCTGGTCCGCGCCTGCGCGCCGCTCGTCACCGAAGGCACCCGTATCGAGGCCGACCTGTCGATCGCGCGCGGTCTGGACTACTACACCGGCACGGTCTTCGAGACCCGCCTCGACGGCTTCGAGTCGCTCGGCTCGATCTGCTCCGGCGGCCGGTACGACGCCCTCGCCTCCGACGGCCGTACGACGTACCCCGGCGTGGGCATCTCGCTCGGCCTGAGCCGGCTGCTCGTCCCGCTCGTCCAGCGCGGCGTGCTCACCGCGGACCGCTCGGTGCCGAGCGTCGTGGTCGTCGCGGTCACCGCCGAGGAGACCCGCGCCGAGGCCGACGCCGTCGCCACCGCGCTGCGCGCCCGCGGCATCCCGTGCGAGGTCGCGCCCAGCGCGGCCAAGTTCGGCAAGCAGATCCGGCACGCCGAGCGGCGCGGCATCCCCTACGTCTGGTTCCCGGACCAGGGCGAGGTCAAGGACATCCGCACCGGGAACCAGGTCGCGGCGGACCCCGCGACCTGGCAGCCTCCTACCCAGGACCTGCGACCGCAGGTCGTCACCACCACCACCTGTGAAGGGGAATCCTCGTGA
- a CDS encoding MBL fold metallo-hydrolase, producing the protein MLIAAFPAGPWGTNCYVAATAPGAECVVIDPGKDAAAGVAEVVREHRLKPVAVLLTHGHIDHMWSVTPVAGAYDATAWIHPGDRHLLTDPMAGISPESASMLLGGDYEFTEPDDVAELADGAALELAGLSFVVDHTPGHTAGSVTFRTPWDQPDGPPISEVMFSGDLLFQGSIGRTDLPGGDHAAMLRSLSAKVLPLADDIVVLPGHGEQTSIGRERATNPFLLDLIETGGETAGRVTRGL; encoded by the coding sequence GTGCTGATCGCCGCTTTCCCCGCTGGACCATGGGGCACCAATTGCTATGTCGCGGCCACGGCACCGGGCGCTGAGTGCGTCGTGATCGACCCCGGCAAGGACGCCGCAGCAGGTGTCGCCGAGGTGGTCCGCGAGCACCGGCTGAAGCCCGTCGCGGTGCTGCTGACCCACGGGCACATCGACCACATGTGGTCGGTCACCCCCGTCGCGGGCGCGTACGACGCCACCGCGTGGATCCATCCCGGCGACCGGCACCTGCTCACCGACCCGATGGCCGGGATCTCGCCGGAGTCGGCCAGCATGCTGCTCGGCGGCGACTACGAGTTCACCGAGCCCGACGACGTGGCCGAGCTCGCCGACGGCGCGGCGCTCGAGCTGGCCGGGCTGAGCTTCGTGGTCGACCACACGCCGGGGCACACCGCCGGCTCGGTCACCTTCCGCACGCCGTGGGACCAGCCCGACGGCCCGCCGATCTCCGAGGTGATGTTCTCGGGCGACCTGCTCTTCCAGGGCTCCATCGGCCGGACCGACCTGCCCGGCGGCGACCATGCCGCGATGCTCCGCTCGCTCAGCGCCAAGGTGCTGCCGCTCGCCGACGACATCGTCGTCCTGCCCGGGCACGGCGAGCAGACGTCCATCGGCCGCGAGCGCGCGACCAACCCCTTCCTGCTCGACCTGATCGAGACCGGCGGCGAGACCGCCGGACGAGTCACCCGAGGACTGTGA
- a CDS encoding DUF349 domain-containing protein, which translates to MTTSDWGRVGDDGTVYVKTTDGERAVGQMPDAPPEEALAFYTKRYDNLALEVDLLHQRVLTGVLSPEEAQSSVKVVREQLADIHAVGDLAALGRKLDELGPVIATQRDARKAAKAQRVADARAEKERLAAEAEKIAGGRDWRNGANRLRELLEEWKQLPRIDKAADDELWKRFSSARSSYTKARKAHFAEQDEKREGARIVKERLVKEAEALADSTEWGPTSGRYRDLMRDWKAAGPAPKAVDDELWRRFRGAQDTFFGNRDAANAALDSEFAANAEVKEGLLVEAEAILPELQSSGDLAAAKAAFRLVADKWDEAGKVPRDRIKDLEGRMRAVENTIRRAEDDQWKRSDPEKSARADDMVSKLEAAITEAEAKLDAARARGDEKKVRELEENLEGRRSFLEMAKKASAEFS; encoded by the coding sequence GTGACTACCTCCGACTGGGGCCGCGTCGGCGACGACGGCACCGTCTACGTGAAGACGACCGACGGCGAACGGGCGGTCGGGCAGATGCCCGACGCACCGCCCGAGGAGGCTTTGGCCTTCTACACCAAGCGGTACGACAACCTCGCTCTCGAGGTGGACCTGCTCCACCAGAGGGTGCTGACCGGAGTGCTCTCCCCCGAGGAAGCACAGTCATCGGTCAAGGTCGTCCGCGAGCAGCTCGCCGACATCCACGCGGTCGGCGACCTCGCCGCCCTCGGGCGCAAGCTCGACGAGCTCGGCCCGGTGATCGCCACGCAGCGGGATGCCCGCAAGGCCGCCAAGGCCCAGCGCGTCGCCGATGCCCGCGCGGAGAAGGAGCGACTCGCCGCCGAGGCGGAGAAGATCGCCGGCGGCCGCGACTGGCGCAACGGCGCCAACCGCCTGCGCGAGCTCCTGGAGGAGTGGAAGCAGCTCCCCCGCATCGACAAGGCCGCCGACGACGAGCTGTGGAAGCGGTTCTCCTCGGCGCGCTCGTCGTACACGAAGGCGCGCAAGGCGCACTTCGCCGAGCAGGACGAGAAGCGCGAGGGCGCGCGGATCGTGAAGGAGCGCCTGGTCAAGGAGGCCGAGGCGCTGGCCGACTCCACCGAGTGGGGTCCCACCTCGGGCCGCTACCGCGACCTGATGCGCGACTGGAAGGCCGCGGGCCCCGCCCCCAAGGCCGTCGACGACGAGCTCTGGCGCCGCTTCCGCGGCGCCCAGGACACCTTCTTCGGCAACCGCGACGCCGCCAACGCCGCCCTCGACTCGGAGTTCGCCGCGAACGCCGAGGTCAAGGAAGGCCTCCTCGTCGAGGCCGAGGCGATCCTGCCCGAGCTGCAGTCCTCCGGCGACCTCGCCGCCGCCAAGGCCGCCTTCCGCCTCGTCGCGGACAAGTGGGACGAGGCCGGCAAGGTCCCCCGCGACCGGATCAAGGACCTCGAGGGCCGCATGCGGGCCGTCGAGAACACCATCCGCCGCGCCGAGGACGACCAGTGGAAGCGCAGCGACCCGGAGAAGTCGGCCCGCGCCGACGACATGGTCTCCAAGCTCGAGGCCGCCATCACCGAGGCCGAGGCCAAGCTCGACGCCGCGCGGGCGCGCGGTGACGAGAAGAAGGTCCGCGAGCTCGAGGAGAACCTCGAGGGCCGCCGGTCCTTCCTGGAGATGGCCAAGAAGGCCTCCGCCGAGTTCAGCTGA
- a CDS encoding RelA/SpoT family protein translates to MDEGADGRLRVAGASPAPAGAEPPAGRSVRARLARMGSRGQVSNPVLEPLFRAVRANHPKADLALLERAYVTAERLHAEQKRKSGDPYITHPLAVTTILAGIGMTEPTLVAALLHDTVEDTPYTLEECRRDFGDEVALLVDGVTKLDKVVYGDSANAETIRKMIVAMSRDIRVLVIKLADRLHNMRTLRFVKQSTQERKARETLDIYAPLAHRLGMNTIKWELEDLAFATLHPKIYDEIVRLVAERAPSRDSFLAEVISQVEKDLREAKIKATVTGRPKHYYSIYQKMIVGGRDFSDIYDLVGIRILVEEDRDCYGVLGVLHSRWNPVLGRFKDYVAMPKFNMYQSLHTTVIGPQGKPVEMQIRTFAMHRRAEYGVAAHWKYKEDGRAGNDTDRPGDLDDMSWVRQLLDWQSEVEDPGEFLESLRFEINQAETYVFTPRGDVIALPSGSTPVDFAYAVHTEVGNRTIGARVNGRLVPLESTLENGDVVEVFTSKAEGAGPSRDWLNFVKSPRARSKIRQWFTKERREEAIERGKDEIAKLMRKEGLPLKRLLSHDSLSLVADAFRLADVTALYASVGESNLSAQAVVRKVIEMHGGDQGAQEDLAEAVTITGRRGRPHRPTGGDAGVIVTGSPDVWVKLAKCCTPVPPDAILGFVTKGGGVSVHRKDCTNASSLLAQPEKLVDVEWAPTGQSTFLVNIQVEALDRSRLLSDITMALSDAHVNILSANLTTSRDRTAKSRFTFEMADAKHLDTVLKAVRTVPGVFDAYRVTQ, encoded by the coding sequence ATGGACGAGGGTGCCGACGGCAGGTTGAGGGTGGCGGGGGCCTCGCCCGCGCCGGCCGGCGCCGAGCCGCCCGCGGGTCGCAGCGTCCGCGCCCGCCTGGCCCGGATGGGCAGCCGGGGCCAGGTCTCGAACCCCGTCCTCGAGCCGCTGTTCCGCGCGGTGCGCGCCAACCACCCCAAGGCGGACCTGGCGCTGCTGGAGCGCGCGTACGTCACCGCCGAGCGGCTCCACGCCGAGCAGAAGCGCAAGAGCGGCGATCCCTACATCACCCATCCGCTCGCGGTGACCACGATCCTCGCGGGCATCGGCATGACCGAGCCCACGCTGGTGGCGGCGCTGCTGCACGACACGGTCGAGGACACGCCGTACACGCTGGAGGAGTGTCGTCGCGACTTCGGTGACGAGGTCGCGCTGCTCGTCGACGGCGTGACCAAGCTCGACAAGGTCGTCTACGGCGACTCGGCCAACGCCGAGACGATCCGCAAGATGATCGTGGCGATGTCGCGCGACATCCGGGTCCTGGTCATCAAGCTGGCCGACCGCCTGCACAACATGCGCACGCTGCGCTTCGTCAAGCAGTCCACCCAGGAGCGCAAGGCGCGCGAGACCCTCGACATCTACGCCCCGCTGGCCCACCGGCTGGGCATGAACACCATCAAGTGGGAGCTCGAGGACCTCGCGTTCGCGACGCTGCACCCCAAGATCTACGACGAGATCGTGCGACTCGTGGCCGAGCGGGCGCCCTCGCGCGACTCGTTCCTGGCCGAGGTGATCAGCCAGGTCGAGAAGGACCTGCGCGAGGCCAAGATCAAGGCGACGGTCACCGGCCGCCCGAAGCACTACTACTCGATCTACCAGAAGATGATCGTCGGGGGCCGCGACTTCTCCGACATCTACGACCTGGTCGGCATCCGCATCCTCGTCGAGGAGGACCGCGACTGCTACGGCGTCCTCGGCGTCCTGCACTCGCGCTGGAACCCGGTCCTGGGCCGGTTCAAGGACTACGTCGCGATGCCGAAGTTCAACATGTACCAGTCGCTGCACACCACCGTGATCGGCCCGCAGGGCAAGCCGGTCGAGATGCAGATCCGGACCTTCGCGATGCACCGCCGCGCCGAGTACGGCGTCGCGGCGCACTGGAAGTACAAGGAGGACGGGCGCGCCGGCAACGACACCGACCGCCCCGGCGACCTCGACGACATGAGCTGGGTACGCCAGCTCCTCGACTGGCAGAGCGAGGTCGAGGACCCGGGCGAGTTCCTGGAGTCGCTGCGCTTCGAGATCAACCAGGCCGAGACCTACGTCTTCACCCCGCGCGGCGACGTCATCGCGCTGCCGTCGGGCTCCACCCCGGTCGACTTCGCGTACGCCGTCCACACCGAGGTCGGCAACCGCACCATCGGCGCCCGCGTCAACGGCCGCCTCGTCCCGCTCGAGTCGACCCTCGAGAACGGCGACGTGGTCGAGGTCTTCACCTCCAAGGCCGAGGGTGCCGGTCCCTCGCGCGACTGGCTGAACTTCGTGAAGTCGCCGCGCGCCCGCTCCAAGATCCGCCAGTGGTTCACCAAGGAGCGCCGCGAAGAGGCCATCGAGCGCGGCAAGGACGAGATCGCCAAGCTGATGCGCAAGGAGGGCCTGCCCCTCAAGCGCCTGCTCTCCCACGACTCGCTCTCGCTGGTCGCCGACGCCTTCCGCCTGGCCGATGTCACCGCGCTCTACGCCTCCGTCGGCGAGAGCAACCTCAGCGCCCAGGCCGTCGTACGCAAGGTCATCGAGATGCACGGCGGCGACCAGGGTGCCCAGGAGGACCTCGCCGAAGCCGTCACCATCACCGGCCGCCGCGGCCGCCCCCACCGGCCCACCGGCGGCGACGCCGGCGTCATCGTCACCGGCTCGCCCGACGTCTGGGTCAAGCTCGCCAAGTGCTGCACCCCGGTCCCGCCCGACGCCATCCTCGGCTTCGTCACCAAGGGCGGGGGAGTCTCGGTGCACCGCAAGGACTGCACCAACGCCTCCAGCCTCCTGGCCCAGCCCGAGAAGCTCGTCGACGTCGAGTGGGCGCCCACCGGCCAGTCGACCTTCCTGGTCAACATCCAGGTCGAGGCGCTCGACCGCTCCCGGCTGCTCTCGGACATCACGATGGCGCTCTCGGACGCCCACGTGAACATCCTGTCGGCCAACCTGACCACCTCGCGCGACCGTACGGCGAAGTCGCGGTTCACGTTCGAGATGGCGGACGCCAAGCACCTCGACACGGTGCTCAAGGCCGTGCGCACGGTCCCCGGCGTCTTCGACGCCTACCGGGTCACCCAGTAA